From the Sanguibacter sp. HDW7 genome, the window GTCCGAGAGATCACGTCACGCCTCACCGAGATTGGTGAGGAAGTCCAGGCTCTCATCCGCGACGTCACGTGGATCGAGAGGGTCAGTGACCAGTACGTGTCGGTGCCGCAGACGTCGCCGCACATGTCGACGGAGCTTCTCATCGACGTCGCCAACGGCGGCAAGCACACCCACCCGGGCACGTTCTTCCAGAACATCTGACCCACCCGATCGAGTCGCCGGCCACCGGCAGACAGGAGAAGCCATGAACGGCAGATCACTCCAGATCCGCATCGCCGGCGACTCGATCGCCGCCCAGCGGGCACTCCGCGAACTCGGCATCGAAGCGCAACGCGCCGGCTTCAAGGTCACAGAATCGTTCGGCAAGTCCGGCGAAGCGATGACACGCATGCAGCGCCGCGCCCAGGAGATGGGCGACGTCGCCACCGGCTCCTTCACGAAGGTCACCGGCAGCATCGGCAAGCTCGTCGGCGCCGCCGGCATCGGAGGGCTCGCCCTCGCGATCGGCAAGGCAGGTCTCGGCTTCCAGGACTTCCAGCAGAAGTCCCAGCTGGCGTTCGCCACGATGCTCGGCAGCGCGGACAAGGCGAAGACGTTCCTTGCCGACGTGTACGCGTTCGCGAAGGAGACCCCGTTTTCGTTCAAGGACCTCACCTCGAGCGCGCAGAACCTCATCTCCTTCGGCGTCGATGCCGAACGTGTCATCCCGATCATGCGGACCCTCACCGACACCGCCATCGGCGCCGGCAAGGGCATCCAGGAGATCGACGGCATGGCGACCGTCCTCGGGCAGATCTCCGCGAAGGGCAGGCTCCAGACGGAGGAGATTCTGCAGCTCGCGGAACGTGGGGTGCCGGCGATGGCGGTCCTGGCGAACAAGGCCGGGAAGACCGTCATGGACTTCCAGAAGGACGTCTCAGCGGGACTCATCGACTCGAACCAGGCGATCGACTGGCTGATCGACGGGCTCGCGAAGGGCACTGACGGCATCAACGGGTTCACGCCCGCGTATGAGGGGCTGTCGAAGGCTCTCAAGGAGTCGGGCGGGATCACCGCGACGATGGACGCGGCGCGGTCCGCGTTCACGCAGGCGTCGAGCGAACTGATGAAGTCGCTTGTGCCGTCGCTGCTGTCGCTCGTGAACGCTGGCACCGATGTTCTCAAGGTCGTGAAGTGGCTCGCGGACCAGTTCAACGGCCTTCCGAAGCCGCTCCGCGATGCGGCGCTTGCGCTCGCCGCGCTCGCGGTCGCGAACAAGGCCCTCAACCTCGAACTCGGCCCACGTTCGCAGGCGGTCTTCACGGGCTTCGTGCGTGGCCTCGACACGAGCCGCGTCGCCATGCATTCCGCAGGCCGGCAAGCGTCGACGATGCGTCTAGGTCTCGACGCTATGAAGAGCAGCGCCAAGGGAGTCAAGACAGCGCTAATGGGTGCGTTCGGTGGCCCTGTCGGCATCGCGGTCATGGGCGTGACCATGGCGCTGTCGGCGTACTCAAGCAAGCAAGCCGCGGCTGCAGAGGAAGCACGATCGCACAAGGACGCGATCGGTGCGCTTGCCGATGAACTCGACCGGACCGGGCGGCTTCTCGATGAAGAGGCGAGCCGGAAGAGCGCCGTTGCCGCGATCGAGGAGGTGCAGCTCAAGAACGGAACGAACCTCCTCGAGTTCTACCGCGACATGGGTGGAGCGGTGGAGGATCTGGCATCCGCGCGGATCGGTGATGCCGAGGCTGCTGAGCGTGTGCGCAAGGTGCTCGAAGGGATGCCCGACGCAACAAAGGGCCTCACCAAGGACAAGTCCGCGTTGCAGATGCTGTTCGACGGGTCGTGGAAGGACGAGGACGCGAACGCGGAGGCTCGGGCGGAGCTCGCGAAGATCCTCACCGTGTACGACGATGCCGTCGCGGCTGCGAAGTTGCGTGAGGAGGCGACGAACGGTGTCGCTGACGCGTATTCGCGGGCGAGGCGCGAGGCCCTCAACTTCACCTCGACGACGGACCCTGTCGTCAAGGCGATTCAGGAGCAGGCGAACGCTGCCGCGAGCGCGTTCTCAGGTGCGACCGGTGTCGGCACGTTCAAGCTCAACCTGTCGACGAAGGACGACGTCACGAAGGCTCGTGAGGCGGTCGCGGAGGCGACGAAGAACGTGCGTCGCGAAGAGCAACAGCTCGCTGAGACTCGCGGCCGCAAGGACGTCAAGGGTTCGTCGATCGCCGCCGCTGAGGACGCGGTGACGGCTGCGCGCAAGCGCGCAGAGGAGGCCGCGAAGAGCCTCGCCGACGTGGAAGCGCGACGTGACCCGGTGGCTCAGTACCGCAAGCAGCTCAAGGAGCAGCAGAAGACCGCTGAGACATTCCGTGCGGACATGATCAAGCTCGCCGAGCAGGGACTTAACGGCACGACGTTCCAGGAGTTGCTTCTCAAGGGCCCGGAGGGTTCGGCGGATGCCCGCAAGGCCCTCTTGGGCGACAAGAGCCTCATCGGTGAGACGAACGCCTTCCAGGAGACGATGGACGGCTACACGAAGGACATCGAGTGGATGGCGAAGGCCAACGCTGCTCGGCTGCACTTCGGTGGCCAGCTGACGGCGGAAGAGTTCAATCTCGGGCTGAAGGCGGGTCTTCTCGAGGGGTCGGTGGACTCCTTGAAGGAGCTCGCGGACAAGCTGGGTTCGG encodes:
- a CDS encoding tape measure protein; translation: MGDVATGSFTKVTGSIGKLVGAAGIGGLALAIGKAGLGFQDFQQKSQLAFATMLGSADKAKTFLADVYAFAKETPFSFKDLTSSAQNLISFGVDAERVIPIMRTLTDTAIGAGKGIQEIDGMATVLGQISAKGRLQTEEILQLAERGVPAMAVLANKAGKTVMDFQKDVSAGLIDSNQAIDWLIDGLAKGTDGINGFTPAYEGLSKALKESGGITATMDAARSAFTQASSELMKSLVPSLLSLVNAGTDVLKVVKWLADQFNGLPKPLRDAALALAALAVANKALNLELGPRSQAVFTGFVRGLDTSRVAMHSAGRQASTMRLGLDAMKSSAKGVKTALMGAFGGPVGIAVMGVTMALSAYSSKQAAAAEEARSHKDAIGALADELDRTGRLLDEEASRKSAVAAIEEVQLKNGTNLLEFYRDMGGAVEDLASARIGDAEAAERVRKVLEGMPDATKGLTKDKSALQMLFDGSWKDEDANAEARAELAKILTVYDDAVAAAKLREEATNGVADAYSRARREALNFTSTTDPVVKAIQEQANAAASAFSGATGVGTFKLNLSTKDDVTKAREAVAEATKNVRREEQQLAETRGRKDVKGSSIAAAEDAVTAARKRAEEAAKSLADVEARRDPVAQYRKQLKEQQKTAETFRADMIKLAEQGLNGTTFQELLLKGPEGSADARKALLGDKSLIGETNAFQETMDGYTKDIEWMAKANAARLHFGGQLTAEEFNLGLKAGLLEGSVDSLKELADKLGSDPATMREVGRVMGLAFTEGFKDAGVPWAPAPQKAGFPMIPGYATGGIYPGYTPGRDIGFIGVSGGEAIMRPEFTRAMGADWIHRMNALARTTGVGGVQKEMQRFLGGFANGGIPAPRFSHAQPQVIRVTESQTVGYPMTVENVNLQVASPDDFARQMRARRRAAWTGGRP